The Nicotiana tomentosiformis chromosome 2, ASM39032v3, whole genome shotgun sequence genome includes the window ccatattttgaacacatcctcaaatgataAGATTACATAATGAAGCATTTATAATACATATTGAGTATATTCTCTTCAACACAAGCACATtcagaatagccaattctattatgattaatttgggacttacaccaattatatgaacactgtgggattcgattctaagaagaagcgggtttatccaacatacctcaattgagcttccttaaacttttaaaatatttcggaattcttagcaacttcaatctattttagaaataaactagttgaaccaaaattaggaagatgatcataattctagctcatttgagcacattatcaaacactaggtgtgcctTAATATTTTTAAGACCCTTTTAGGAAAgattttatcattcctcaacccattctctaccatttctttagctcacaaccttcccacatgcTTTAAGAATACAtacatgcaagataacaacccccacacccaataattgtctttctaattatcccgtttttagtagattttcgaaattaagaactagagcatagattcttacctttaagatgaggactttctcgataatcttcaaggattgagcaagaatttTTGGATATGAGGTTAAAGGTTACTTCCCCGCTCTAAGAaatctttctcactctaaaaatatcagaaatatgctcaaaaatgaactatggcatatgttttaacgaaatagggtcggattaaaaaaaaactcaaaaatgaagccccaggacaggatctgcggtcgcatatgcgatcgcataatggatatgcggtccgcatatcggccgcataatttggtgccaaaaactaAAAAACATCTGCTtgggtctgcggtagttatgcggcccgcagacatgttctgcggtcgcataatgcgccgtagAACCTCCCTTCGCAACAATTCTAAGGCTAATTGTGTGATCAAAGTGAGGCCTGTGAAatggttgtgcggtcgcataactggccgcgaaattgacataaaaaatagcCCAAATAGCTGCTTCACTCAGTGGCCATCCGCAAAgtgattatgcgactgcataatgggccgcaaaaatgcctatttctgccaaatattttccttcaacttcccagcgcactgttcaatccaaagaGTTCGAACATTATTAACCTCTATGCCTACCAcggcatcacggaaccccgaTTTTTAGAAAAagtttcacggggccttacagtaaGGCACATTACAACCAAGCGTTGTAGATGGCATGCGATTAATCAGAAAATAAGCTGTAGATATCGCAACAACCCAGAAATGTTTAGGAACCTTTATTTGGAACAAAAGTGCCAGATCCGTCTTAAGTAGATGCATATTCTTCCTCTCAGCAACTCCATTTTGAAATGGTGTATCAACACATGAAGATTGATGTAGAATACCATGTTGTCTCATGTACGACGGAGATAACTCTGACCTGTATTTTTTAGCATTATCACTTCTTAGAATACGTACTGAAGCATTAAATTGAGCTTTGACTTCAGCACAGAAGGGAGAAAAGTGAGTAAATACTTCAGAGCGGATCTTCTTAAAGTAAATCTAAGTCATGCGAGAAAAATCATCTACAAAAGTGACAAAATACTTATGCCCAGTTTTGGAAACAACGGAACATGGTTCCCAAACATCAAAATAAACTAACTCAAAATCTGACTCAACCCGTTGTTAATCATTGGACCTAACGAGATACGATGGTGTTTTGCAAATCGACATGACTCACAATCCAATGAAGAAATATTTTGAATCGAAGGACAAAGATTCTTCAACAAAGGTAGAGATGGATGTTCTAATCGATACTGTACTTCAAAGGGAGACACATCATTGGAGCATGCAGCAGACCGTGGCTTCCATTCATCAAGAACGTAGAGATCATCAGATAAATATCCTTTACCAATAACCTATTTTATTGTATGATCTAGAAACAAACAATGATCGGGAAAGAACGCGACACAACAATTAAGTTCTTTGGTGATTTTACTAACATAAATGAAATTGAAGGCCAAGTTTGATAGGCTTAATACAGATGACAGGGTAATAGAGGAAGTTGGTTTAACAGACCCAAATCCAACACTCCAACAAGTTGATCCATCAACTACAATAACTGAAGTTGGTGCTTTGTGTGAGCGAAagctaaaaaaaatatttggatTACTTGTCATATGATTTGTGGCACCTAAATCAATCATCCATTTATTTGAATAGGTGATAAGGCATATTTCATCTGACCTAGCAAAAGTAGTAACTAAAGAAGATTCCTTAACCGATAATTTAtattgaagaaatttttgaaaCTCATCATATACCAAAATTGTTGGACTAGGAGCTGTAGCAACATTAGCCttcattttttcttttgtttcttaaAGCAAAATTCCAGCAGGACACCAATAAAGATAGCCCAAGAAATCAGCAAACAAAAGGGTCGCAAGTAGAACTTTATGATAAAGTCACACACAAATCAGAGAATCAATTTGAATCAAAGATGAGAGTATAAACAACAACAAATTACCAACACATGGTCACGATTCCATGAAGCACAGaaccaaatatatcaaaaaaATCAGAGAACTATCAAATCAAGGTGCCGAACAAGAGAACAAAAAATACCAACCAAATCATAGAATACAAATCTATCAGCAAAGGAACAATTTAGTTTTGCCAGAAAAGTGGCCGACCAATCACTTTAACCGCAATGGAAGCCTACAAGTAGCCAAAGAATCGCTGAAAAATTCTCCACTAACTTCAGTCGACACCAGGAGGAAAGatttttctgaaaactagaagaTCTCGCCATAAACTGAGAATTACGCCGGAAAAATTGGCTGAAAATCGCTTGTACAGTAAAAAAGTGAtcgaaaaatcataaaaaataataGGCTCGGGTCATAATAGCTAAACAAAACGATCACCGAAAAAAGAACAGAAGTGACTGTCGGAGTCACCGACCAGAGTTTCTCAccatagctctgataccatgtaacAGAACAAGGTATGGGAAAATAGTTCACATGTTATTCCATGAagcaatttatatatatatatatatatatatatatatatatatatatatatatatatcatgattGTAGGGATTTGATGGTAGATCtataagatttttttttattctttccaTAGTTAGGATTTtctgtatatatgtatgtgtCTACATTCATTCTATCATTAATGTAGAATCCCTAGAATCATACTATCATGCATATTACAAGGGATATGACTACATTCATTCTTTAACAAGGAAGCAATCCTAGATTTGGTAGTGATACGATCCGAGATACACAAAGCAGCAGAATATTAGAGAACGATAACTGAAGGCGAAGTCAAGATAGAATTTGTTTAAAAGTAATCAAGAATAGCCTGAATAATCAAATAGAGAAGAAAATCTAGAATCCTAAGTGAATGTCTCAAGCAAAAACTAAGATTATTTGTGATTTTGAATGTCTCAAACCCTAGATATGAATAATAAAGAAGAAGATTACCTTATAGAATCCCAATTCTTGGAAACAAGTATTTCAAAGTTCAATCCAAACAAAGAGGAGGTTCTAAGCCTCATAATGATGTTTATTGATCTCGCCCAAGtcacacctcaaattggggttgtgaagcggtcgattgcaataataatacccaactaggattcgggatcgaatccacatggagcgtAGATGAGATTAGTGGTATGTATTTGGTctaagcacgtgaattgtctaagttgcacttccacaaactttgttttgattttacttctaaaattatactaaggattgcaattgaaaaatatgaaactagagaagaatatttttattgttgtttttcaaatatgtaaaaggtctagggctgtgacttccacctaggtgttttCCTAACGGGTTGTAGGCTTTAGAGTGAGTTTTgatggtcggggtgtattatagcaatcaacactcaaatacccactcaatacctctcggtaagagagtggttttgtccaatttggctttcttaagtccaaatgggtattgaactaaaAAGTTGGCAAATtgctcaagtcggattttactatctataggttcaaccctttaattgagactatcaatctcttgatttcatcccaaactctTGTTACACAAGTTTTTCTAGAccaagtctctctttctcaagtagagaccaagtcaaataggcttgaaccaatgtttgcaaccactaattctacagttatagcaagaactaggctaaataatacatacccaaccataaacaagtcctaaatcaaacacccattaggttcccacactagggttggatcacaaacctagctagaaatttagctactcatagtgggtaatgaagaaaataaaaatgaaaagatgataaaactcatattgaaagataaatagatgaaaatccaacgTAAAATCAACAAGATAAGCTAAAGTTtcctaaaagagtaaagaaaaatggctacataCTTTCTGGTTTTCAAAACataacctaatttcgtgaaaatagtctatttatacaaagctaaaagtttcggacaaaattgcccttttagatattctgcggccgcaaaattctttGTGCGGTTCACACTTTGCTTCAGCTCTTAACAGGAGTTGgctctgcggctgcacaattctgcACTGCGGCCGCGTCTCTTATGTTCTGTAGACCACACAATTCTAGGTGCGAAAACACATTTgatttctgcggccacacaattataGTGTGGTCCGCAGTTCTTGCTGGGCTTGGAGTTGGATCTCTCTGAACCTtgacttctgtggccgcacaattacaGTGCGGTCCGCACCTTACATTGTAGCTCTGTTAATTCTTCTTCATGTTCTGTGGCCACACacagaattctgcggtccgcattttatctttttgtccttgttcaaaagcACTCCTCTTGAGTTTGATTTTATCGTAATGGCTCATTTTTCAATACTCCTGCTAGTAAGCATATTGTGTGGTCCGTAGTTCTTGCTGGGCTTGGAGTTGGAACTCTCTGAACCTtgacttctgtggccgcacaattacaGTGCGGTCTGCACCTTACATTGCAGCTCTGTTAATTCTTCTTCATGTTCTGCGGCCACACacagaattctgcggtccgcattttatctttttgtccttgttcaaaagcACTCCTTTTGAGTTTGATTTTATCGTAATGGCTCATTTTTCAATACTCCTAcaagtaagcatattttatcagttttcgaaATTacctttaaatatttttgaactaaaacaaaagtcaaaaggcgcaaataagtaatcataatctccacttatcaactcccccaaacttaagcttttgcttgtcctcaagcaaataaggtaatttccatctccacaagaaaagagctattccagctaatctaagatgaatcaaacacacatcaattgggaccaacaattacccagaACACTTATATCAACAAGgcaatgatttgaagttttaagcacaaatagttctaatgtgacacctgagcatcaagggttgacttactcatcaaggaagttcgctctttcatgtaggtcactgtggatcccaaactcctctcctctactctccgttagcttatctcacttaagaatgtagcacttatttcaaggatttgtgaaaagttcgctcatctctctcaaaagaatgtcacaagtacgactctaagtaccatatgcttgcccctcatgtaaatcaccactaatgtaagttcactcaGCTTGAAATTACGTAGGGCTTTTTCgaaatgtaatgaaggcttttggactaaggtaggaaatgttagagtagaacgggttcatctttccttaagcactccattttctcattttggctcatgcttttccgactctttgagtcattttctttttccgtaggggaactagagagacttgacatcactctttcttggtaatgatattcattttttttccttctttgtttccTCCAAgctttgcacttttgcttttctttgaatcccttcaactcttcaatttattcactttctttttgtattttccttttgttctttctttctttttccttgccttgccttttcttcatttctttctctttttgtaccttgataccactttcaaactcctcatctctcccccaaacttatgttttctcCAATTGCTTCTCATGGGTGTTAAGAAAAGATCGGgtaccaagagagggtcactacaaaatgggtaaaggcttataacatggtcatcaaatgagaaaggctttaggctcaaaagggttgactaggcataacatcattggtgggccatggaaaatttcaaaatgggtcaaggagagcctacaatcacttctcaagccaagcaaaacttataattttgcctagaaacacattcggggcaagttctagaccattcgcctgggtacttggacttgcaacaaaacatctcacctctcacacagctggattgttaaagaggatagagttaagggcccacaacaaccgtatacaagattgaaaatcactaatggttcaactaaaccaatcgatgattgcctaagtcaacgcaagagtcacaaggtcactaactagagctatttctttccaagaacttgtttttaatcataagcatgtagttaagtgtgttggttccaagtgaagcatgcttgaatcttctagttcgactcaattaggtcctcttattcattattactattgttcttacctaaacatcaaaaatagactaatcccttaagaaagttatcacgccatccatcgttgggaagagtcacccggttcacacaaaaatcacATTTGGAAAGAACcctggcattaagaaaatcaaaggcttattgatcacttaacACATGAAAAGAAACTATTAAATTAAAAAGAagttattaaagtaaataagaagctattagactaaacattgattactgagaaaacaaaataaagaagctatgaagtaaactgctgaaagcataaatgaatatacaaactaaGAAAGggaagagaatatatacatcaattgagagaagaatatgtacataatgaaagtaaaaataaaaagagaatattatcagttattacaggccaatgtcaaatGTCATATCAAATCAAAATAGGCCACCCCCCTGAATacgaataagcattgtcctcaatgcttaacaaaaatcaaaataagtAAGGGAAAGAGTAGcgaggactccctatgtggtctcagtgtccatagcagcatcacctcccgcaggctcctccaactggatctcatcatcctctgctcggggagtagctgggttggtgaacatctgtagcACCTCCTTAGCCATGTGGACAGCGAGGTCTGGCTCCTCAAACTGaccagctggtgccactggtaCTGATGGTGCTACTGGGTCTGCtagtactgatggatctgtctccatcaatAAGTCAAAGGGAATATTACCAgctgctgctatcttggtcacttCACGTCTCAACTTGTCCACTGATTTTCTTGAGGACTAGGattttctcatcttcttcacATGTTTACCTAGCTCCTCAATTGCTCCCCAATGTGCCACCAAGGTGTCCGTGATGGTCTTATGATTATCCAATatcttcttcaatatttcctCCACTAACGGAGGAACCTGGGGTGCTGGGGTAGAAAATTGTGCCgcaacaacactggataggtcggacagctttgcagtagctatctgcatccagttgttgagactcgccagtgtctgggagactcacagCACAGTGAGTGGATAAGTGGAGGAGGAAGGCACTGATACTGATGTTGATGGCCCTGAAGATGGATGTGGTGGCATGGAAGTTGTCTCGGTGTAAGGACCGGCTACTGTGGAGGGCATGAAAGTTGTAGAAGGGATAGCAGCAGAATCTGCAACTACCACTGACGGCTCATCAAactggcctacggtagtagtcgacTTACCCTTGTTCTTCGTGTTCCTTGGGTCCTTCAGAGAGTACCAGGAGAAGGGTTGCTTAGCCCTAACCTTCGTATCAAAGCTCTTGGGCTCCACCCCtgcatccgtgagatactctgtgatagtgttgggatacggataggagctttcaccctgcctgacaaccagagacatgttggccgacatgatggcaccaacattaattgggtacccggCTATGATAGATGCAACTAAGACTGTCCGGGGGATTGGAAGATTGTTTTCATTCCGGCTTGGGTCTATGCGACTGcatacaaatgtttgccacccttttgcttcaaagttgagggtgttccgcagaataggaacccctgttgtgatccatcgtggtggtggtcctggagcttctagtatctcagctagccaagtCGAGCTGTGTCACCCAGTGCGAACTTATCTAAATATTGCACCGGCTCGATATTCTCGAACCCCAAATAAGTGTTCAGGGTGCTCTGATCAAATCGTACTTTCAAGTTCCACACCTTATAGTCCCCTTTTTGAtctgcgccacattggcgtagaactcccggactaagTGCTCCTTCGAATCCAATACGCTTTTCGTGAACCACTTCCACCTTTTTCTTTCCcaaaattgtcttaacacattgGGATTGTACCTATCCAAGTCTTTCAAAAGAAATTgacgctcaagtgtgagcgatctttgaggccaccactctcggaacctgttgaatgcagtcaggctcacaaacctatctttccaaacttccttcttctttgacctctccaggcctacaactctggtatcaccccctcGCCCCCCGACCGTCATccggaatatcatcatcatcaactatGACTGGTGCGGCGGGGGCATGAGTAGATGAGGGATCTGAAGCCTAGTTGTTCCCTTCCGAACCCTCAGAAGTACTCCCAGAAGAGGTAGGCTCATCTCTCAGTCGGTATCTGTCCTGGGGCAGTTGTGGCTGTGATTGCACAGCATGCTGCCTTTGTACTAagtcgccctccgatgcttccctagatggggaATATGAACTTGATTCAGAGGGCTCCGGTTGTCTACCTCGGCCTATTGTTGCCTTCTTACTGATCATTGTTTGCACGGAGATTTGTAGGGTACCCCTGCCTTGGCCTCGGAAGGATTCACCCCTCCCCTTGGATGTATCACCTCGCCCCCATGATCTaccattgtctgcaatacatAGAAACAAGAATCAGTTATAGTTAAGTGCAGGTAAGCAAAAAATTTGCAGAACAAAACATGTTGCAGGTTggggaagtgcggaccacacatttttgagtgcggccgcagatggggttgtgtggaccgcacaatttgaaaGTGCGGCCGCAGTGATGATTCTGTGGTCCGCCCAATTTTAGGTGCAGCCACATATCTGAAGGACGGTCTGCACAATTTTGGGTGCGGTCGCATATTGAAACTTCAAAAATGACAACTCTCTGAAGTCAGAGAATTGCTTGATCTGtggccgcacacacttttctgcgatcgcgattgaATTTCTGCGGaacgcacaattttgagtgcggtccgcacaatcagTGCACACATTTACTCTAGCCTAAAGATCTGCCGATCGCACAATTTCTTGTGTGGCCACACAATTTAAACACCAACGGCAGTGAACTTAGGGCTTTTCTTAGACATGGTAGTGGCAATTTAGACATGATAAACAGTTTACCCATCCCCAATTAGCAACTAGAAAGTTACCCACACAATTTTAAGCACACATGATGATGAATTTGacattaggcctaaaaataactacattaactatgaacaaaattaagaaaattgaaatatttgaagATGAATTGAACCTACCAGTGATGTAGTGATGCAAGGAAGAATCAAGGGAGATGAAATGAGTGTGAGATGCTTGAATCAATTTAAGTGCACTGTGTTGGCCTTTGTGTTAAGTGTTGAGAGTGTTTAAAGTTTTACCAGTATGAGGGGGCTGCTATTTATAGTTTGACCGACAAGGGAAAAAATGCTAatttgagtgtggccgcacaattttatgtgcggtccgcactccctACCTGTTACCAATTATCGTTTTTgatgatctgcggtccgcacatttatgagtgcggccgtagatttttgtgcggactgcacatttccttgtgcggccgcagatcggtCATTTTTCtgacaaacttcagagagtttgtaaTTTCTGATCTCCAGTTGTGTGGCCGCAacaagaattgtgtggccgcagatccCTTTCTGCTGTGGACAtcaaaattgtgcagtccgcacaataaatgtgcggtccacCCTTTTTTCACACTTAGCCTCTTTTCTATAGCACAGTTTctgcaaagcacactcattctTTCAACAAACTTCAAAAcgagttagcacaaaacaagacttatctaaaaagaagaaaaataaaaataaaaagaaacatgggctgcctcccaataagcgcctgatttaacatcgcggcacgacgcagattaccatcaatcacttgaaatgaatcaatGCCATGACGTGGCCATCTtcaacttttcccaaataatgcttcacctggTGACTATTGACTccaaacacttcatcatttttattcttcaagtctaatgcaccaaagggtgtcacactcctaacctcaaacgggccactccatttagacttcaactttcccggaaacatctgtaaccgagaattgaacagtaacacaagatcaccttctttcaACTCCTTGTTCtgaatgtacttgtcatggaggtacttcatcttctccttgtataaggaagaacttgtatatgcatggtaccggaattcatcaagctcattcaactGTGCCATccttaagttggcggcgacatcccactcaagatttagcttcttcaatgcccGCATAgacttgtgctcaagttccaccggaaggtgacaagctttctcGAACACCAACCGatatggagacatcccaatcggTGTTTTCTAAGTCGTCCTATAggcccatagagcatcatcaagtttcttcaaCCAATCCATCCAGTTGGCATtcactgtctttgacaaaatactcttgatctcccggttggagacttccacttgtccgCTTGCTTTAAGGTGATAGGGGGTcatgactttgtgagtgacaccatacctggtgagtaaggtatcaaaaacTTTGTTTCATAAGTGTGATCCCCCA containing:
- the LOC138905679 gene encoding uncharacterized protein produces the protein MSPYRLVFEKACHLPVELEHKSMRALKKLNLEWDVAANLRMAQLNELDEFRYHAYTSSSLYKEKMKYLHDKYIQNKELKEDNGRSWGRGDTSKGRGESFRGQGRGTLQISVQTMISKKATIGRGRQPEPSESSSYSPSREASEGDLVQRQHAVQSQPQLPQDRYRLRDEPTSSGSTSEGSEGNN